GGAACTCTTCATCAGGGTTTCCGCCGCCTGCCTGAGGACCGCCTCGTCCTCGACCTTCATCTTCTCCTTCGCCTCGGCGACCGCCGCCTCCACCTGCGACAGCTGGTCCGCGGGAAGCTTCTCCCGGTTTTCCCGGATCGTCTTCTCCGTGCTGTAGATCAGGGAGTCCAGCTGGTTGCGCGCCTCGATCGCCGCCTTCCGCTTCCGGTCCTCCTGGGCGTGCGCCTCGGCCTCCTGGATCATCCGGTCGGTCTCCTCCTTGGACAGGCCGGTCGACGCGGTGATCGTGATCTTCTGCTCCCGGCCGGTGGCCGTGTCCTTCGCGTTGACATGGAGGATCCCGTTCGCGTCGATGTCGAAGGACACCTCGATCTTGGGAACGCCCCGCTGGGCTGCGGGGATCCCTTCGAGATGGAACCGGCCCAGCGTCCGGTTGCTGGCCGCCATGTCCCGCTCCCCCTGCAGGACATGAACCTCGACGCTGGTCTGGCCGTCCGCCGCCGTGGTGAAGTTTTCGCTCTTGCGGACCGGGATCGTCGTGTTCTTCTCGATCAGCTTCGTCATCACGCCGCCCAGCGTCTCGATCCCCAGCGACAGGGGGGTCACGTCGAGCAGCAGGAGATCCTTCACCTCGCCGCCGAGGACGCCGGCCTGCACGGCGGCGCCGGCCGCCACCACCTCGTCCGGGTTCACCCCCTGGTGCGGGTCCCTTTGGAAGAACGTCTTCACCATCTGGATCACCTTCGGGATCCGGGTGGAGCCGCCGACCAGCACCACCTCGTCGATCTTGTCCACCGGTATCCCGGCGTCCCGGATCGCCACCTCGCACGGCTTCAGCGTCCGCTCCAGGATTTCCTGGACCATCTGCTCGAACTTGCTCCGCGTGAGCTTGAGCTGCAGGTGCTTCGGCCCCGTGGCGTCCGCCGTGACGAAGGGGAGGCTGATCTCGGTCTCCATCGTCGAGGAGAGCTCGATCTTGGCCTTCTCCGCCGCCTCCTTGAGCCGCTGGAGCGCCGTCCGGTCCTTCGACAGGTCGATCCCCTGGTCCTTGCGGAACTCCGCGATGATCCACTCGATGAGCCGCTGGTCGATGTTGTCGCCCCCCAGGTGGGTGTCCCCGCTGGTGGCCTTCACCTCGACGACGTTGTCCCCGACCTCGAGGATCGAGATGTCGAAGGTGCCGCCTCCGAAGTCGAAGACCGCGATCAGCTCGTTCTTCTTCTTGTCCAGCCCGTAGGCGAGCGCGGCGGCGGTCGGCTCGTTGATGATCCGCTGCACGTCGAGCCCGGCGATCTTGCCGGCATCCTTGGTCGCCTGCCGCTGCGCGTCGTTGAAGTAGGCCGGAACCGTGATGACCGCCTGCTTCACCTCCTCGCCCAGGTAGGCCTCGGCCGCCTTCTTGAGCTTGCCCAGCACCATGGCGGAGATCTGCTCGGGGCTGTACTCCTTCCCTCCCGCGGACACCCGGGCCTCCTGGG
The Deltaproteobacteria bacterium GWC2_65_14 genome window above contains:
- a CDS encoding molecular chaperone DnaK: MAKIIGIDLGTTNSVVAVMEGGEPKIIINEEGNRLTPSVVGIGKGGEVLVGQAAKRQAVLNPENTIFSIKRFMGRRYDEVGEETRLVPYKVVRGPAQEARVSAGGKEYSPEQISAMVLGKLKKAAEAYLGEEVKQAVITVPAYFNDAQRQATKDAGKIAGLDVQRIINEPTAAALAYGLDKKKNELIAVFDFGGGTFDISILEVGDNVVEVKATSGDTHLGGDNIDQRLIEWIIAEFRKDQGIDLSKDRTALQRLKEAAEKAKIELSSTMETEISLPFVTADATGPKHLQLKLTRSKFEQMVQEILERTLKPCEVAIRDAGIPVDKIDEVVLVGGSTRIPKVIQMVKTFFQRDPHQGVNPDEVVAAGAAVQAGVLGGEVKDLLLLDVTPLSLGIETLGGVMTKLIEKNTTIPVRKSENFTTAADGQTSVEVHVLQGERDMAASNRTLGRFHLEGIPAAQRGVPKIEVSFDIDANGILHVNAKDTATGREQKITITASTGLSKEETDRMIQEAEAHAQEDRKRKAAIEARNQLDSLIYSTEKTIRENREKLPADQLSQVEAAVAEAKEKMKVEDEAVLRQAAETLMKSSHGLAEHMYRQAASQEQTSPPPGGDGETKEQPGEVIDAEYEDPAKK